A stretch of DNA from Paenibacillus sp. FSL W8-0186:
TCCATACGCCTAAGCGCATCATCCACTTTATTCAGCGCCATCTCGCCTTCTTTGTTGACTACATGATTATGCTCGGACATGTCCCTACGCCTCCTTAAAGTTTAGTTGGAGTTCGTAACTACATAACCCGGCTGGCAGCGAGATGAATCATTCCGACTGGCAAAAGCTATGGAGTTCCGGATACCGGAACAGCATCATAATATTCTTCCAAGGTAATGTCCCGTTCAAAAATATCCGCGGCGATTTCCTTGCCGACATAGCGTAGATGCCAAGGCTCATACTTATAGCCTGTAATGGCCTCTTTCCCTTCAGGATAACGGATGATAAAGCCGTATTCCGCGGAATGCTGGGCAAGCCACTCGGCCTCCTTCGTTCCTCCAAAGCAATCCTCCGCAGCGCACTTCCCGTCGCTCCCCGAGACGTCGATCGCAAGCCCGGTCTCATGCTCGCTATGCCCTGGAACCGCGCTGTATGTCTTGGCCTTCTCTTCTCCGTCTCTTGCTACATAACGATTGAACAAAGACGTTTGCGTACTGTGAGACCGGTAGGCTGATACGCCAGCCAAATAAATGCCGTCCCGCTCGGCTCCGGCGAACATTTCCTCCAGCGCCTTGGCAGCTTCGCTGCGCATCATCCGCTTCTCAATCTTCTCCTTGAACGTAAACCGTACATCCGGATAGACCAAATCGGACGGCTCATAATCTTCAGGCAAAGCCAGCTCTTTATTAACAAGCACAGCAATGCTGTGAGGATCGGCGGCAGCCGCCTTGTCGACCGCTGAGGAGCCTTCCTGCGGATTGTTAGCCGCTGGCGCCTGCTCCGAGTCGGAAGCGGCTCCCTGACCAGAGCTTTCTCCAGCAGCATTGCCCTGCCCTTCGTTCCCAT
This window harbors:
- a CDS encoding M15 family metallopeptidase gives rise to the protein MKDRRILSILLICILAAIAITACGKEDTPPQLDNSAAVSQPGANPSNGNEGQGNAAGESSGQGAASDSEQAPAANNPQEGSSAVDKAAAADPHSIAVLVNKELALPEDYEPSDLVYPDVRFTFKEKIEKRMMRSEAAKALEEMFAGAERDGIYLAGVSAYRSHSTQTSLFNRYVARDGEEKAKTYSAVPGHSEHETGLAIDVSGSDGKCAAEDCFGGTKEAEWLAQHSAEYGFIIRYPEGKEAITGYKYEPWHLRYVGKEIAADIFERDITLEEYYDAVPVSGTP